One genomic window of Vibrio mangrovi includes the following:
- the pfkA gene encoding 6-phosphofructokinase — MIKKIGILTSGGDAPGMNAAIRGVVRTALGSGLEVFGIYDGYLGLYEDRIVQLDRSSVSDVINRGGTFLGSARFPEFKEVHIREKAIENLKKHGIEALVVIGGDGSYMGAKKLTEMGYPCIGLPGTIDNDIAGTDYTIGYLTALNTVIDAIDRLRDTSSSHQRISIVEIMGRHCGDLTLMSAIAGGCEYIITPETGMNMDELIANLQDGISKGKKHAIIALTELMMDANVLAKKIEEATGRETRATVLGHIQRGGRPTAFDRVLASRMGNYAVHLLLDGYGGRCVGIQKEDLVHHDIVDAIENMKRPVRNDLYKVAEELF; from the coding sequence ATGATTAAAAAGATCGGGATATTAACAAGTGGCGGTGATGCTCCAGGGATGAACGCTGCGATTCGTGGCGTAGTGCGCACTGCATTAGGATCTGGTTTGGAAGTTTTCGGTATCTATGATGGCTATCTGGGGCTTTATGAAGACCGGATTGTTCAGTTAGACCGTTCCAGTGTCTCTGATGTGATCAACCGGGGTGGAACATTCCTGGGTTCTGCACGTTTCCCTGAATTTAAAGAGGTTCATATTCGTGAAAAAGCGATTGAAAACCTCAAAAAACATGGTATCGAAGCCTTGGTTGTTATTGGTGGTGACGGTTCCTACATGGGGGCGAAGAAGCTGACTGAGATGGGATATCCATGTATCGGTCTGCCGGGAACAATCGATAATGATATTGCCGGAACCGACTATACGATTGGTTATCTGACTGCTCTGAATACTGTCATTGATGCCATTGACCGTCTGCGTGATACATCTTCGTCTCACCAACGGATCTCTATTGTGGAGATCATGGGACGTCATTGTGGTGATTTAACCCTGATGTCAGCGATTGCCGGTGGATGTGAGTATATCATTACTCCTGAAACGGGGATGAACATGGACGAACTGATTGCCAATTTGCAAGACGGCATTTCGAAAGGGAAAAAACACGCCATTATTGCACTGACAGAACTGATGATGGATGCCAATGTTCTGGCGAAGAAAATTGAAGAAGCTACCGGGCGTGAAACCCGGGCAACGGTTCTGGGTCATATTCAGCGTGGCGGTCGTCCGACAGCATTTGACCGGGTTCTGGCTTCACGGATGGGCAACTATGCAGTCCATCTGCTTCTGGATGGCTACGGCGGTCGTTGTGTCGGTATTCAGAAGGAAGATCTGGTTCACCATGACATTGTTGATGCAATTGAGAACATGAAACGGCCGGTACGTAACGATCTGTACAAAGTTGCTGAAGAGTTGTTTTAA
- a CDS encoding M28 family metallopeptidase — protein MKYTKTSLAVMLTLVSTSLFAAENVTAENAPSDNSKVWISIGADAKSTLLESVTQPIQTQSVVDNPLVWVGQVDKQDLAELSYNMHQEHNRCGGYIVHPSEQSAIAASRMPLTSSIFAGVGINQQQIVKPLLPLISADQITGTITSLSDFTNRFYTTLTGTQASNWVASEWRDLASAWSNASVQQFSHSGYQQKSVILTIRGTEKPDEIVVIGGHLDSTIGSRTNAQSIAPGADDDASGVASVTEIIRVLAENNFKPKRTVAFMAYAAEEVGLRGSQDIANQYKDDGKNVLSALQLDMTNYPGSSEDIVFMTDYTDSNLNSFLATLLDEYLPELKYGFDQCGYGCSDHASWHGAGYPASMPFESRFDDYNPNIHTPRDTLSNSDREGKHAQKFARLGLAYVVEMANSEVKDQQDPVLKVGTPLTGLSGQASDQNWYTFELPEASSFTISMSGGQGDADLYVKYGTKASTSSYDCRPYKAGNNESCSFNNASAGTYSIMLRGYSAYSGVRLEASY, from the coding sequence ATGAAATATACCAAAACCAGTCTGGCAGTGATGCTGACACTGGTAAGTACATCGCTCTTTGCTGCAGAGAACGTTACAGCAGAAAATGCCCCTTCAGACAACAGTAAAGTCTGGATATCCATTGGTGCAGACGCCAAAAGTACGCTACTGGAATCCGTAACTCAACCGATTCAGACACAATCAGTCGTCGACAATCCTCTGGTTTGGGTTGGTCAGGTTGACAAACAGGATCTGGCTGAACTGTCATATAACATGCATCAGGAACATAACCGCTGCGGAGGCTACATTGTCCACCCATCGGAACAGAGCGCAATCGCAGCCAGCCGGATGCCGTTAACCAGTAGCATATTTGCCGGTGTGGGAATCAATCAGCAACAAATAGTGAAACCACTGCTACCACTGATCAGCGCCGATCAGATTACCGGAACGATCACCAGCTTATCGGACTTCACCAACCGCTTCTATACAACACTCACCGGTACACAGGCATCTAACTGGGTTGCCAGTGAATGGCGGGATCTGGCATCGGCATGGAGCAACGCCTCCGTTCAGCAGTTCAGCCACTCAGGTTATCAGCAGAAGTCCGTTATTCTGACAATCCGGGGAACAGAAAAACCGGACGAAATTGTCGTAATTGGTGGTCATCTGGATTCAACCATTGGTTCCAGAACCAATGCTCAGAGTATTGCACCTGGGGCAGATGACGATGCATCCGGCGTTGCCAGCGTCACCGAAATTATCCGGGTTCTGGCAGAAAATAACTTTAAACCCAAACGTACGGTTGCATTCATGGCCTATGCAGCAGAAGAAGTGGGTTTACGAGGATCTCAGGATATCGCCAACCAGTATAAGGATGACGGAAAAAACGTTCTTTCTGCACTGCAACTGGATATGACAAACTATCCCGGTTCTTCTGAAGATATTGTTTTCATGACCGATTATACCGACAGCAACCTGAACTCATTTCTGGCGACTCTGCTAGATGAATATCTGCCGGAGCTGAAATACGGTTTCGATCAGTGTGGTTACGGCTGTTCGGATCATGCATCATGGCATGGCGCAGGCTACCCAGCATCGATGCCTTTTGAATCAAGATTCGATGATTACAACCCAAACATTCACACACCACGGGATACACTTTCCAATTCTGACCGCGAAGGAAAACATGCCCAGAAATTTGCCAGACTGGGGCTAGCTTATGTGGTGGAAATGGCAAACTCAGAAGTGAAAGATCAGCAGGATCCGGTCCTGAAAGTCGGCACACCATTAACAGGATTGAGTGGTCAGGCATCTGATCAAAACTGGTATACATTCGAATTACCGGAAGCCAGCTCTTTTACGATCTCCATGTCAGGCGGACAAGGTGATGCAGACCTGTATGTGAAATACGGAACCAAAGCAAGTACCAGTTCTTATGACTGCCGCCCTTACAAAGCTGGCAATAACGAGTCATGTTCCTTTAATAATGCTTCAGCCGGAACTTACTCAATCATGTTGCGGGGTTACTCAGCCTATTCGGGTGTAAGACTGGAAGCAAGCTACTAG
- the fieF gene encoding CDF family cation-efflux transporter FieF (FieF, a metal efflux transporter, is a member of the CDF (cation diffusion facilitator) family of transporters.): protein MHSDYIRLVKLAAWSATIVAVTLLVIKMFAWWHTGSVSLLASLIDSLLDIAASVVNLWVVRYALQPADREHAFGHGKAESLAALAQAMFISGSACFLILNGIDRFFRPQPLQAPELGIYVSAFAIVLTFILVRYQKYVIRKTGSQAIAADSLHYQSDLWMNIAIMIALAMSWKGITQADAVFAIGIGIYILYSAFQIIHEAIQTLLDRKLPDEEIIHIRQISLSVEGVLGIHGLRTRMSGPVRFIQLHLELDDNLPLIRAHEISDQVEALLLEHFPGSDVLVHQDPYSVALESEEEQKLADWL, encoded by the coding sequence ATGCACTCAGATTATATTCGACTGGTCAAACTGGCAGCATGGAGTGCGACGATTGTCGCGGTAACGCTATTGGTGATCAAAATGTTTGCCTGGTGGCATACCGGTTCAGTCAGCTTATTGGCTTCGCTGATTGACTCTTTACTGGATATTGCTGCTTCCGTTGTGAATCTTTGGGTTGTCCGCTATGCGCTTCAACCGGCTGATCGCGAGCATGCTTTTGGTCACGGGAAAGCAGAGTCTCTGGCAGCATTGGCACAGGCCATGTTTATTTCCGGTTCGGCCTGCTTTCTGATCCTGAACGGGATTGACCGCTTCTTTCGCCCTCAGCCATTACAGGCTCCGGAGCTTGGGATCTATGTCAGTGCATTTGCCATTGTTCTGACTTTTATTCTGGTTCGGTACCAGAAATATGTGATTCGTAAAACCGGTAGTCAGGCAATTGCCGCCGATTCATTACATTATCAATCAGATTTATGGATGAATATCGCGATTATGATTGCGCTGGCCATGAGCTGGAAAGGGATCACTCAGGCTGACGCCGTTTTTGCCATTGGTATTGGGATTTATATTTTATACAGCGCATTTCAGATCATCCATGAAGCCATTCAGACCTTGTTGGATCGCAAATTGCCGGATGAAGAAATCATTCACATCCGTCAAATCAGCCTGTCTGTTGAGGGGGTTTTAGGGATTCACGGTTTGCGTACCCGTATGTCTGGCCCGGTTCGTTTTATTCAACTTCATCTGGAACTGGATGATAATCTTCCGTTGATCCGTGCACATGAAATCTCCGATCAGGTCGAAGCTTTGTTACTTGAACACTTTCCCGGTTCTGATGTGCTGGTTCATCAGGATCCTTACTCTGTTGCTCTGGAATCTGAAGAAGAACAGAAACTGGCAGATTGGTTATAG
- a CDS encoding Spy/CpxP family protein refolding chaperone codes for MRVLTKVVLAAVVLPVALGSMNAFAGNQKGQNRDEQRPMCQRHDERGMFRSLNLTSDQQNKLRALRQGQRAQRQARMQGFRQEMDKLLLAKNFDDKAAQALAQKMVNDQVDRRVAMMRQRHEMLSILTPEQKTQWHKMSQEKRTPCLDERGHAGYGKGHGKGNGPGFMDDE; via the coding sequence GAGAGTCTTAACAAAGGTTGTACTGGCTGCGGTTGTTCTCCCGGTTGCTCTGGGAAGCATGAATGCTTTCGCTGGAAATCAAAAAGGTCAGAATCGGGACGAACAGCGCCCTATGTGTCAGCGTCATGATGAACGAGGCATGTTTCGTTCATTGAATTTAACGTCGGATCAGCAGAATAAGCTCAGAGCGCTTCGTCAGGGACAACGAGCCCAGAGACAAGCCCGGATGCAGGGGTTCCGTCAGGAAATGGATAAACTTCTGCTGGCAAAAAACTTTGATGATAAAGCCGCTCAGGCTCTGGCTCAGAAAATGGTCAATGATCAGGTTGACAGAAGAGTCGCAATGATGCGTCAGCGACATGAAATGCTGAGTATTCTGACTCCTGAACAGAAAACACAATGGCATAAAATGTCTCAGGAAAAACGTACGCCTTGTCTGGATGAACGTGGTCATGCCGGATACGGAAAAGGGCATGGCAAGGGCAATGGCCCGGGATTCATGGATGATGAATAA